From one Candidatus Zixiibacteriota bacterium genomic stretch:
- the plsY gene encoding glycerol-3-phosphate 1-O-acyltransferase PlsY, with translation MAYFTIGILVAYLAGSIPFGIIVTRLVKGVDVRDFGSGSTGFTNVYRVTGAPPALVVAALDIAKGFVAVYIVAPLLFESAVGLPLIQFQIICGSASVIGHIFTIFARFRGGKGVLTALGVCVALLPVEVAIAVAVFGVVFAVTRFISAGSLAGAASLPISVLTETYALGRKIEVELLVFTIILAIVIFYAHRDNIKRLVKGEENKFKRVGP, from the coding sequence GTGGCTTACTTTACAATAGGAATTCTGGTCGCCTATCTCGCAGGCTCCATTCCATTCGGAATCATAGTGACACGGCTGGTGAAGGGTGTGGACGTACGCGACTTTGGATCCGGCAGCACCGGTTTCACCAACGTATATCGAGTAACCGGGGCGCCACCAGCGCTTGTGGTGGCCGCTCTGGACATCGCAAAAGGCTTCGTTGCAGTCTACATCGTTGCACCGCTCTTGTTCGAGAGTGCAGTCGGATTGCCCCTGATCCAGTTTCAGATTATATGCGGATCTGCATCTGTTATTGGACATATTTTCACCATATTCGCCAGGTTCAGAGGCGGCAAAGGCGTCCTGACCGCACTCGGGGTCTGCGTAGCACTGCTTCCGGTCGAGGTCGCTATCGCAGTAGCGGTGTTCGGTGTAGTCTTTGCAGTCACCCGGTTCATTTCTGCGGGGTCATTAGCCGGGGCGGCGTCGCTACCGATATCAGTGCTTACCGAGACATACGCACTCGGCCGCAAGATCGAAGTCGAATTGCTGGTATTCACGATCATCCTCGCAATCGTCATTTTCTATGCTCACAGAGACAACATCAAGAGGCTTGTCAAGGGAGAGGAGAACAAATTCAAGAGGGTCGGTCCTTAA